From the Pseudomonadota bacterium genome, the window TGCAGGAAACGATTCAGGACGGCAGGGACCCCTCTGAACTCCTGATCGAAATCAACCCGGGCTTTCAGGTGCTGCCGGCAAGTTCCGGGGTCCCTGAAATGGCAAACCTCTCCCCGGCAGAACAGTACTCCCTGACCAGCTCTCTCGAAAAACTGGTGAACAAGTTTGATTATGTCCTCCTTGATACCGCCGCAGGCCTTGGCGATTCGGTACTCTGGCTCAACACCTGGGCCATGCACAACATCGTGATCATGACCCCCGACCCCACCTCTTTAACCGACGCCTACGCGCTGATGAAGGTGCTGGCGACCCTCCATGAGAGAAAAAAATTTCTTCTGGTCATCAACAATGTCAAAAGCGGCCGGGAAGGAAATGAGGTTTTTGCGAATATGGCCTCGGTCCTGGAGAAATTCCTGTCGATCACCCCGTCTTTTCTTGGCAATATCCCGAGCGACAGTGCCGTGACCAGAGCGGTCCGGGAACAGCGCCCCTTTTTCCTCACCACCCCTGATTCCGGAGCCGCCGGCGCCATCGCCGGAATAGCCGGCCGCCTTGTGGAACTCCTGCCTGATTGAGCGCTATCTATTTGTAATTATTGACTTTATCAATAAAGAAGATTCCAGGTAGGGTCTCCCTAATCATAATATTTTTGAAAAAATTCTTGTTTTATTGCCTAAGTTCTTGTTTTTTATAGTAAAATACCAATCACGACAGAATCTGGAATAAAGGGATAGAAACCATATGTTCGTTGTCAGCAATTTTTTAAGCGCCCTGGCCACCCTCATTGACCTGGTACTCGGGGCCTATATGTGGGTCATCATCGGCAGGGCGATCATCTCCTGGGTGAACGCCGA encodes:
- a CDS encoding MinD/ParA family protein; its protein translation is MSRNVNLNTRAKIISISSGKGGVGKTGFAVNLALALAANGKQVLLIDGDLGLANVDIVLGLNVRHNLQETIQDGRDPSELLIEINPGFQVLPASSGVPEMANLSPAEQYSLTSSLEKLVNKFDYVLLDTAAGLGDSVLWLNTWAMHNIVIMTPDPTSLTDAYALMKVLATLHERKKFLLVINNVKSGREGNEVFANMASVLEKFLSITPSFLGNIPSDSAVTRAVREQRPFFLTTPDSGAAGAIAGIAGRLVELLPD